CCGTGCGCCGGCAGCTTCGTCACCCATACGCTCGATTACGCCACCACCACGCGCGATGCGAATGTGCGCCTGTTCGAGAGCAATGGCGCGGGCCTGGCGATCGGCGACCTCGACGACGACGGGCGGCTCGATCTGGTGTTCGCCAACCTGGCCGGCCCGAATACCATCCTCTGGAACCAGGGTGGCATGCATTTTCGCAACCAGCCGATCGACGACACCAACTCGCGCGCGGTCGCAATCGTTGATGTCGACGGCGACCGGCGGCTCGATCTGGTCTTTACCCATCGCACTGGCGGCGTGAGCTTCTGGCGCAACACCGGCGACGCGCAGTTCGCGCGCGGCGCGCTGCCCGGCGTGCTGGCGCCTGCCTATGCCATGGCCTGGGGCGACCTGAACCTCGACGGCACGCTCGACCTTGTGACTGGTTCGTACGACAGCGAGCTGGCCAAAGATCAGGCCAATGCCTTCCTGTTCAGCGCCGGCGCGGGCGTGTATGCCTACGAACAGATCGGCGGCGCGTTCCAGCCACGCCGGCTGGCCCCACAGGCCCAGGCGCTGGCGATCGGCCTGCCCGACCTGAACGACGACGGCCGGCCCGACATCCTGGTCGGCAACGACTTCGACCAGGCCGACGCCGCATGGCTGCATACCGGCAGCCAATGGGTGCCCGCCGAGCCATTCGCAGCCACCGCGCACAGCACCATGAGCTTCGACCAGGCCGATATCGACAACGACGGGCAGCCCGAGCTGTTCAGCACCGATATGAAGCCTTACGACATCAGCGTGCCGACCATGGCGCGCTGGCTGCCTATGATGGCGGCAATGCAGCAGCACCCCGCCGCCAACGAGCGCCAGGTGATGGAGAATGTGCTCCAGGTACGCGGTGCCGATCGGCAGTTCCATAACGAGGCCGCCCGGCGCGGCGTTGCCGCCACCGGCTGGAGCTGGTCGGCCAAGTTCGGCGACCTCGATAACGATGGCTGGCTCGATCTGTATGTGGTCAACGGCATGATCGCCCCCGAGCTGTTCGGCCACCTGCCAGGCGCCGAGCTGGTCGAGCAGAACCAAGCCCTGCGCAACCAGGGCGGCGGCTTCTTCACGCCCGCGCCGCAGTGGGGCCTGGGCAGTGCTGCCAGCGGCCGCAGCATGAGTATGGCCGATTTGAACGGCGACGGCAGGCTCGATATCGTGGTGAACAACCTGCGCGCCCCGGCTCAACTATTCGAAAATCAGCTATGCGCTGGCGCGGCGCTCGAGGTCGATCTGCGCTGGCCCACGAGCAAGAATACCCGCGCGATCGGCGCACAGCTGGTGCTCGAAACCAGCGCCGGCAGGCTTACACGCGATGTACGCGCCGGCAGCGGCTACCTTTCGGGCGACTCCGCGCGCGTACACTTTGGCCTGCCCGCCAGCGCCGCGCTCGTGCGCCTATACATTCGCTGGCCCGATGGTGCCGTGTCGGCGATTGAGCAGCCGGGCGCACACACGCTCGTGACGGTCACCCGCAGCTGATACCGATCAGCCCGAGCAGGCAGGCGCCAGCTGCCCGCCAGTGCGCGGCCCGGCCGAACGGTGGTAGAATGCGCCCGGCTGGCAGATCAATAGCAAGAAAGGCCCTCATTGTATGCCCAAGATCACCTTTATCGGCGCCGGCAGCACCGTGTTTGCCAAAAACCTGATCGGCGACATCCTGAGCTTCCCCGAGCTGGCCGGCTCGACGCTGAGCCTGTTCGATATCGACGCTGAGCGGCTGCGCACATCCGAGATCGTGGCGCACAAGATCGCCGCCGCGCTGGGCGCCAACCCCACGATCGAGGCCACCACCGACCGCCGCCGCGCGCTCGACGGCGCCGACTACGCGATCTGCATGATCCAGGTGGCCGGCTACAAGCCCGGCACCGTGGTCGACTTCGAGATCCCCAAGAAGTATGGCCTGCGCCAGACGATCGCCGACACGCTGGGCATCGGCGGGATCATGCGCGGGCTGCGCACCATCCCGGTGCTGCTCGATATGTGCCGCGACATGGAAGAGCTGTGCCCGAACGTCACATTCCTTCAGTATGTCAACCCCATGGCCATGAACTGCTGGGCGATCAGCCGCACCAGCACGATCAAGACGGTCGGGCTATGCCATAGCGTGCAGCACACCGCCCACGAGCTGGCCTACGACATCGGCGTGCCGTTCGAGCAGATCAACTATGTGTGCGCCGGCATCAACCACGTGGCGTTCTACCTGCGCTTCGAGCGCGACGGCGTGAGCCTGTACCCGCAGATCCGCAAGGTGGTCGACGACGGCCGCGTGCCCGAGCACAACCGCGTGCGCTACGAGATGTTCAAGCGCCTGGGCTACTTCGTAACCGAGTCGAGCGAGCATTTTAGCGAGTACACGCCCTGGTTCATCAAGCGCGATCGGCCAGATCTGATCGAGCGCTTCAACATTCCACTCGACGAGTACATCACGCGCTGCGAAGACCAGATCGCCGAGTGGCATAGCATGCAGGCGCTCTATGAGAGCGACGAGCCGATCGAGATCGAGCGCAGCCCCGAGTATGGCTCGCTGATCATCCACAGCCTCGAGACCGGCACGCCGCGCGTGGTCTATGGCAATGTGCCGAACCGCGGCCTGATCGACAACCTGCCCCAGGGATGCTGCGTCGAACTGCCGGTGCTGGTGGACAAAAGCGGCCTGCAGCCGACCAGGATCGGCGCGCTGCCGCCGCAGCTGGCCGCGCTGATGCAGACCAATGTCAATGTGCAGGCGCTCACGGTCGAGGCCGCGCTGACGCGCAAGCGCGAGCATATCTACCACGCGGCCATGCTCGACCCACACACCGCCGCCGAGCTGGATCTCGACCAGATCTGGGCGCTGGTCGACGACCTGATCGCCGCACATGGCGACTGGCTGCCGGCCTACGTGTAATATCAAGTTCGCTTGATCACGTACGTTTTCTGTTGCAGTGTGCGGCGAAGCCGCACACTGCAACAGAAGAAATTTGCGGGGGTGGCTTCGCCGCCCCCGCACCCCCACCAAGTATACGTGTTCATCCGAATTTGGCATAATACTCGCTCTGCCAGATCAGGTCCATGCGCTTTAAATACGCCTTCCCCGTACGGAATTTAGCGTTCCAATGCGGCGGCAGGGTCGCATTGGAACGCCAGTAGGATACCCCGCCGCCACACGGGGAGCGCGGGGCAGGAGATCGCCATGCCAATTCACGCCACCGAGGGCGGCTGGGTGATCGAGACCAGCAGCACCGGCTACGCGCTCGGCCTGAACCCGGCCGGGTTGCTGGTGCATCGCTACTGGGGCCGGCGACTGCCCGACCCGGCCGACTACCCGGCCGCCACACAGCCCCGCCCGTGGGGCTTCAACAGCCCGGCCCAGCTTGTGCGGGAAGAATACCCCGGCTACGAGGATGTCAAATTCATCGACCCATGCCTCAAGCTCAGCTTCGCCGACGGCGTGCGCGATGTCGCGCTGCGCTTCGTACAGGCCGAGACGCTGGTAGGCGCCGCACCCGAGCTGCGCATCCACCTGCGCGACAGCGTCTACCCCCTCGGCGTCACGCTGCACTACCGCGCCCACGAAGCCTACGACCTGATCGAACGCTGGGTCACTGCCACAAACTATGGCGACACGCCGATCATGCTCGAGCGGATCTGGTCGGCACAATGGCACCTGCCGGCCGGCGACGGCTACTACCTGACTCACCTCACCGGCCGCCACGAGGACGAATACCACCTGCACCACGAGCCGCTGGTACACGGCGTGAAGAGCCTGGAGAGCCGGCGGCTTACTACCAGCCACCACCACAGCCCGTGGTTCGCCGTCGATCGGGGCAGCGCCGACGAAGACGGCGGCGAGGTCTGGTTTGGCACGCTGGCCTGGAGCGGCAACTGGCGCATCGCGGCCGAGGTCACCGATTTCCTGTCTACCCGCATCAACATCGGCCTGAACGACTGGGACTTCGCCTGGCGGCTGGGCGCGGGCGAGGCGTTTACGACGCCGCCAAGCTACGCCGGCTACACCAGCGCGGGCTTTGGCGCAGCCAGCCGCCACCTGCACAGCTTCGTGCGCGACACGCTGCTGCCGCATGGGTACCGAATTCACAAGGTGCTGTACAACTCGTGGGAAGCAACCCTCTTCGATGTCGATATGGCCTCGCAGAGCGCCCTGGCCGAGCTTGCGGCCGAGATGGGCGTCGAGCTGTTCGTGATGGACGACGGCTGGTTCCACGGGCGTAACAGCGACCGGGCCGGCCTGGGCGACTGGTGGCCCGACGCACGCAAGTTCCCCAACGGCCTGGCGCCGCTGATCGCGCGCGTGAACGCGCTGGGCATGGACTTCGGCCTGTGGATCGAGCCCGAGATGGTCAACCCCGATAGCGAGCTGTACCGCGCGCACCCCGACTGGGTCATCCACTTCCCGACTCGCCCACGCAGCGAGAGCCGCAACCAGCTCATCCTCAACATCGCGCGCGCCGATGTGCAAGAATACCTGATCGAACAGCTCGACCGGCTGCTGGCCGAGCACAACATCGCGTTCATCAAGTGGGACATGAACCGCAACGTCAGCGAGCCGGGCTGGCCCGGCGCCCCCGGCGACCAGCGCGAGCTGTGGGTGCGCTACGTAGAGGGGCTGTACAATATCTGGGGCACGCTGCGCGCGCGCCACCCGCATGTGATCTGGCAGAGCTGCTCGGGCGGTGGCGGCCGCGCCGACCTGGGCATCCTGCGCCTGGCCGACCAGATCTGGGTCAGCGATAACACCGAGCCGACCGCGCGGCTGGCCATCCAGGCGGGCTTCTCGCAGCTGTTCCCGGCCAACACCATGGAGGCGTGGGTCACCGACATGGGCGCGGCCCACCTGCCGCTGGAGTTTCGCTTCCACGTGAGCATGTGCGGTGTGCTGGGTATCGGCGGGCACCTGGGCCACTGGAGCGCGGCCCGGCGCACCGAGGCCGCCCGGCTGATCGCCCAGTACAAAGGCATCCGCGAGGTCGTGCAGCTGGGCGACCAGTACCGGCTGCGCTCGCCGCAGCAGCACGCCTTTTCGGCGGTACAGTACGTCAGCCACGATCGCTCGGAAGGCCTGCTGTTCGCGTTCCGCACGCACCTGCCGCCGCCGGCCCAGCTGCCGCCGCTCTACCTGCGCGGGCTCGATCCCCAGGCGCGCTACCAGGTCGAGGGCTTCGCGGGCGCGCGCTCGGGCAGCGCCTGGATGTACGCCGGCCTGCAGCTCGAGCTGCTCGACTTCCAGAGTACGCTGCGCAGGATCACGCGCGTGTAGGGCGCCGGCTCGGCAGTGCTGCGGCAAAGCCACGGCACCGCCGGGTATGGCTTTAGGCCGCCTCTGCAACCAGTACTGAAGACACGTACCATGCTGCCGCAGGCGCAGACTGCGTACGTCGCTTAATAACAGGACGTACGCAGTCTGCGTGTTTAGCCTTCGGCAGAGCGGTACGCTCCTATCTTCGTGTGCTCCGATTGTGGCGCTCCGCGCCACAATCGGAGCACACGAAGATAAGAGCGTACCATGCTGCCGCAGGCATGGGCCGGTGCAGCACGCACCACCGCGTAACTTTTGTTTATAACAGGAGTTCCGCGGTCGACCGCGTCTCGGGCAATGCCTGCCTGCGGCAGCGCGGTACGGCATCGTGTGTGTACGGTTTTCCGCGCTCCGCGCGGAAAAACCGTACACAGGAAATGGACGCCAACTGCATGAGTCATACCAGGTAAAAACACACAGGGCCGCGCTCGTAGAACGCAGCCCTGTGCAGGTTAAGCCGGCCGGCGCCTAGCCCCAATACCGTTCAGATAACCACCAAGGCACGAAGACACCACGATGGTAGCGCATCCTGAAGCCCTTGGTGCCTTGGTGTCTTAGTGGTATCCGTTCTTCGCGAAACGTATTGCGCCTAGCCCAGCATCTCGATGATACCTGCGGCGCCCTGGCCGCCGCCGACGCACATCGTCACCAGGCCGTAGCGCCCACCGGTGCGCTTCAGCTCGTGCAGGATCTGCACCGTCAGCTTGGCGCCCGAGCAGCCCAGCGGGTGGCCGAGCGCGATTGCGCCGCCGTTGACGTTGACCTTCTGCTCGTCCATCTCGAGCGCGCGGATCACCGCGAGCGCCTGGGCCGCGAATGCCTCGTTCAGCTCGATCAGGTCGATGTCGTTGAGCGTCAGGCCGGCCAGCTGCAGCGCCTTGGGCACCGCCGCCACCGGCCCAATCCCCATCAGCTCGGGCGGCACGCCGCCAACCGCGAACGACACGAAGCGCGCGATCGGCGCGATGCCCAGCGCCTCGGCCTTCGCGCGGCTCATCACCACCACCGCCGCCGCGCCATCGCTGGTCTGCGACGAGTTGCCGGCCGTGACGCTGCCCTTGGCCGCGAACACCGGCCTGAGCTTGGCCAGCGCGGCGGCGTTGGTGTCGCGGCGCGGGCCTTCGTCGGCATCCACCACGGCGGCGGCGCGGCGACGCTGGCCGCCCTCGAACCAGACGTTCTCGGTCTCGACCGGCACGATCTCGTCCTTGAACTTGCCGGCGTCCTGCGCCGCCGCCGCGCGCAGGTGCGAGCGCAGCGCGAAGGCGTCCTGATCCTCGCGGCTGACGCCATACTTCTGCGCCACGTTCTCGGCGGTGAGGCCCATGCCCAGGTACACATCGGGGTTCAGCTCGGCCATGGCCGGGTTGGGCGCGAAGTGGTGGCCGCTCATCGGCACCAGGCTCATGCTCTCGGCGCCGCCGGCCACCAGCACCTCGGCCATGCCACTCATGATCTGCTGCGCAGCCAGCGCGATCGTCTGCAGGCCCGAGGCGCAGAAGCGATTGACCGTCTGCCCCGGCACCTCCACCGGCAGCCCGGCGCGCAGCGCGGCCACGCGGCCCATGTTCAGGCCCTGCTCGGCTTCGGGCATGGCGCAGCCCAGGATCACATCCTCGATCTCCTTGGGGTCGAGCCCCGGCGCGCGCTCGATCGCGGCCTTGATCGCTACGGCGGCCAGGTCGGCGGTGTGTACGCCCCGCAGGCCACCACGCGGCGCCTTGCCGACGGCGGTGCGGGCGGCGGAGACGATGACTGCTTCTCGCATATATTTACTCCTTGCTTTGACAAGATGATATTCGCGCCAGGTCATTCATCCTGTCATCTTGTCAATTCCGCAGCGGCTTGCCGGTCTGCAGGATGGCCATCATCCGCTCCTGGGTCTTGGGTTCGAGCACCAGCTTGGCGTTCTCCTCGAACTCCAGGTCGAGCAGGTATTGCTCGGTGACCCACTGTGGCGCAGTCAGGTCGCCGCCGCACAGCACGAACGCCAGCGCCTTGGCCAGCTTCTGGTCGTAGGCGCTGATGTAGCCGCCGGCGCGCATGCCGTGCAGCGCCGCCGCAATCGCGCTCATGCCGCGATTGCCGATCGCATAGACTGGTTCGCCCTCGGCCGGCGGTGGGGTGTAGCCTGCCGCTGCCAGCTCGAGCACCACGCGCTTGGCCACGCCGATCAGCCGCTCTTTGTTCATCACAATCGTGTCGTGCTGATCGAAGAAGCCTAGCTGGCGGCCCTGCTCGGCGCTCTCGGCCACCTTCGCCAGCGCGATCGTCTCGAAGGCCTTCTGCAGGTATGGCAGCGGGTCGGTGCCTGGCACAGTCATATGCGGCGAGACCTGGCGGCGCACAAACTCTTTACAGCCGCCCCAGCCGGGCACGATCCCAACGCCCAGCTCGACCAGGCCGATGTAGGTTTCGGCCGCAGCCACCCGGCGCGCGGCGGCCAGCGACACCTCGGCGCCGCCGCCCAGCACGCGCCCGTACGGCGCAGCCACCACCGGCTTGGCGCTGGTGCGGAACCGCATGAACAGCTGCTGCATGCCCTTGGTAAACTGGCTGACCTGGTCGTGCTTGCCGCTGGCCACGCCCATCATCACCACGCCCAGGTTTGCGCCGGCGCAGAAGTCGGTCGACTGGTTGCCGATCACCAGGCCGGCCCACTCGGCGCCTTGAAGCAGCTCGAGCGCCTTGTAGCCCATCTCCATAATCAGCGGGTCGAGCGAGTTGACCTTGGAGTGAAACTCGAGGCACAGCACGCCGTCGCCCAGATCGAGCACGCTGGCGCTCTCGTTGCGGGCCAGCTCTTTGCCCTGCGCGCGCAGGTCGTCGAGCACGATCACGCCTGCGGGGCGCGCCAGCGGTGCATACGCGCCGGCAGCCGGGCTGTACACGCCGGTGATACGGCCGCCCTCGCTCTGGTAGAACGACTCGGCGCCGCTCGCCAGCATCTGCTCGACCCACGGCGCCACCACGATCGCGCGCTCCTTCATCATACCCACGGCCTTGCGCACGCCCAGCGCGTCCCACATCTGGAACGGGCCAAGCTGCTGGCCGAAGCCCCAGCGCATGGCGTTATCGACATCGGCGATCGAGTCGCTGATCTCGGGGATGCGCCGCGCGGTGTACGCCAGCGTCTTGAGCGTGGTCTCGCGCAGAAACTGGCCGGCGCGATCCAGGTCGCCATTCTCAACAATGAAGCGCAGCCGCGCGCGCAGATCCTCGATCTTGCGGGCCTTGCCCACCAGCTCGAAGCGCGGCTTCTTCGGCGGCTCGTGCTGCATGGTCTGCACATTCAGCGGCCAGAACTCCTTGCCGCCGGCGCCCTTCTCCTGCTTGTAGAAGCCCACGTTCGACTTATTACCCAGCCAGCCACGCGCCACCAGATCTTCGAGCAGCGGCGGCAGCTTGAACACCTCGCGCTCCTCGTCGTCGGGCACCGCCGCGTACAGGTTGCGCGTCACATGCACCGGCACATCGATGCCCACCAGGTCGAACAGGCGGAAGGTGGCGGTCTTGGGGTTGCCGATCAGCTCGCCGGTCAGGCTATCGACCTCCTCGACCGAATAGCCGTGCTCAAGCGCGTACTGCACGCGCACCTGGCCGCTGTAGGTGCCGATCCGGTTGGCGATGAAGTTCGGGCGATCTTTGCAGACCACCACGCCCTTGCCCAGGCACTGGTCGGCGAACTCAGTGATCGTCGCGATCGTCGCGGGCGCGGTGTCGGGCGTGGCGATCACCTCAACCAGGTACAGGTAGCGCGGCGGGTTGAAGAAGTGTGTGCCGAGGAAGTGCTGGCGAAATTCCGCCGAGCGGCCCTCGGCAATTGCGGCGATCGGGATGCCGCTGGTGTTCGACGAAACGATGCTGCCGGGCTTGCGCACCTGCTCGATCCGCTCCATCAGCGCGCGCTTAGGCTCGAGCTGCTCGACAATCACCTCGACGATCCAGTCGGCGTCGGCGATCAGGCCCAGGTCGTCGGTCAGGTTGCCGACCTTGATCTGCGCGGCGCGCTCGGGGGTAAAGAACGCGGCCGGCCGGGCCTTCTTCACCCGGTCGAACAGCGTATTCACGATCCGGTTGCGCACGGCCTTCGACTCGAGCGCCAGGCCTTTGGCCTGCTCCTCGGGCGTCAGCTCGGTCGGCGCAATGTCGAGCAGCACCACCTGGCAGCCGGCGTTGGCGGCGTGCGCGGCAATACCGCCGCCCATAGTGCCTGCGCCAATCACGGCGACTTTCTTGATTAGTTGGGTCATGGTATCTCCTTTGATAGCTCACAATCTCCGGGCGCTGCGCCCGCACATCTCGGGGCGCTGCGCCCCCGTGCCCCCGATCAGGGGAACCCAGCCGGTTCCCCTAACACCCCTCCAGCAAAACACGCAATCGCAGTGAAACAGCCATCTAATCATGCCCTGCTTCTATACAAGATGTTTTAGCTTTTTGCGCTCTTTGAGCGCAAAAGCTAAAACAAAAGAAGATAAAGTACCGCTGCATCTTCTTTACCAGTCACCTATGGGGTGAGTTCAACCCGAAAATAATCAAATGTCGCGACATGCGCAAAGCCAAGCGAGCGGTACAGCGTGTGCGCCGGCGTGTTCTCGGTCTCGACCTCGATATACATCGGCTGGTCGCTGCCGGCGGCGTGATCGGCGAGCATGCGCAGCATGAGCTGGCGGCCATAGCCGCGCCCACGGTACTCGGGCCGCACCACCAGGCCGTAGATATAGGCTTCGCCATTGAGCTGCTGCACGTTGGCCGTGCCAGCCGCAGTGCCGCCGGCCCGCGCGATGTAGTAGTGGTAGTTCGGCTTGCGCATATTGTTCTCGATATGCGGCACGAAGCCGGCCGGGTCGATGCTCATGTCGTGGCTCAAGATCGCCGCGATCTCGGCTGCGTCGGCCGGGCCGGCACCGGCGATCTGCAGATCCGAATCGGGCAGCGCTGGCGCGCCGCTGTTCGGCCAGGCCAGCTTGTGCTCGCCAAACTCGCGCGCCGCACCAAGCGCCACTAGGGCCTCGGCAGCTGGCTGCGCGCGCTGGTCGATTGCCACAAGCAGCGCGCCGCTACCGCCGGCACGGCAGGCCCCCCGCGCCGCCGCGATCAGCCGAGCGACGATCGGCCCGGCTGCGGCGGTTGGGTCAAGCAGCCCGGTCGCCTCGGCCTCGGCTTCACCCAACCCCTCGAGGCTCAGAAAGCCTACTAGCCGGCCGGCCTGGTATGCCAGGAACTGTTTAGGCCGGCCACCATCGCTTATGCTCAGGCCATCCCAAACCAGGCGCGACTCGCCGTACCCGGCTGCCTGGCTGGCCGCAGCCAGCTTGCGCACCTGCGCTACCTCGGCATCGCTCAGCGATACCCGATCAACTACTTCCAGAACCATCGATTTAGCCATGAAACCTCAACGAGGATGATGCGTGAGCGGGCCAGCCGGCGCTACTGTGGCGGCGCGGCCGGCACGCCGGCCAGATTCAGCAGCGCCAGGGCCAGGTCGCGTGCGGCGTCGGGCCTGCCCAGCGTCAGCGCCGCGCGGCCCATCTCGGCGCGCCGAGCCTGGTCGGCCAGCAGCGTGCGCACCTCGGCCAGCAGGCGCGGCCCGCTCAGCTCGGCCTGCGGCACGATCACCGCCGCGCCGGCCTGCGCACACGTGCGCGCGTTGCGAGTCTGCTCATCGCCGCCGGTCGGCACCAGTGGGATGTAGAGTGCCGGCTTGCCCAGCGCGCAGATCTCGGCGATCGTGCCGGCGCCGGCGCGGCCGACCACCATATCGGCCAGCGCGAACACGTGCTTGATCTCGTCGCCGACGAAGCGCGTAAGGTAGTAGCGCTGGCGTAGCCCGGCCGGTAGCCCGGCCGCCGCGCGCGCGAGCCGGTCGAAATCCTGCTCGTCGCCGGCAGGCTGCTCGCCGCACTGGTGGATCAGCCGGCAGCCGGCCAGCAGCTCGGGCAGTGCCGCCTCGACCGCGCGATTGATGATCCGCGCGCCCTGGCTGCCGCCAGTCACATACACGGCCGGCAGCGCGTCGTCGGTGGGCGCAAAGCCGGCCAACCGCGCACCGGCGGCCGGGTCGCCGCCAAAGATCAGCGGGCGCACGGGGTTGCCGGTGACGATCGCCCTGGCGCGCAGGCCGGCCGGCAGCTCGGGCAAGGCGCTCTCGAACGAAAGCGCGATCCGCGTCGCAAAGCGCGCGCTGATCCGGTTCGCCAGCCCGATCTGCACGGTCTGCTCGTGGGTCAAGATCGGCTTGCGCAGCAACCAGGCCGCCAGCACCGGCGGGACGCCGACGTACCCGCCCGTGCTGAGCACCACGTCGGGTGCAAAGCTGCGCACCACTGCCAGCGCCTGGCCGACCCCCACGGGGATGCGCAGCGCATCGGTGGCATTCGCGAGGCTGAAGTAGCGCCGCAGCTTGCCCGTCTCGATGCCCACAAAATCGATGCCGGCGGCCTGGACGATGCGCTGCTCGATGCCACGCCTGCCGCCGACATAGCGGAAGCGCGGCTGCCAGTCGGCGCCAGCAGCCAGCGCGCTGACCGTATTGATGATCGCCAGCGCCGGGCTGATATGGCCGCTGCTCCCGCCACCAGTCACCAGGATCTTGATGGTTCGCATG
The sequence above is drawn from the Candidatus Kouleothrix ribensis genome and encodes:
- a CDS encoding CRTAC1 family protein, encoding MQHAQRISIGLLAGLLAGCSLGQAAHPAAPPAGPPATVHSRTTALAQPGPCAGSFVTHTLDYATTTRDANVRLFESNGAGLAIGDLDDDGRLDLVFANLAGPNTILWNQGGMHFRNQPIDDTNSRAVAIVDVDGDRRLDLVFTHRTGGVSFWRNTGDAQFARGALPGVLAPAYAMAWGDLNLDGTLDLVTGSYDSELAKDQANAFLFSAGAGVYAYEQIGGAFQPRRLAPQAQALAIGLPDLNDDGRPDILVGNDFDQADAAWLHTGSQWVPAEPFAATAHSTMSFDQADIDNDGQPELFSTDMKPYDISVPTMARWLPMMAAMQQHPAANERQVMENVLQVRGADRQFHNEAARRGVAATGWSWSAKFGDLDNDGWLDLYVVNGMIAPELFGHLPGAELVEQNQALRNQGGGFFTPAPQWGLGSAASGRSMSMADLNGDGRLDIVVNNLRAPAQLFENQLCAGAALEVDLRWPTSKNTRAIGAQLVLETSAGRLTRDVRAGSGYLSGDSARVHFGLPASAALVRLYIRWPDGAVSAIEQPGAHTLVTVTRS
- a CDS encoding alpha-glucosidase/alpha-galactosidase; its protein translation is MPKITFIGAGSTVFAKNLIGDILSFPELAGSTLSLFDIDAERLRTSEIVAHKIAAALGANPTIEATTDRRRALDGADYAICMIQVAGYKPGTVVDFEIPKKYGLRQTIADTLGIGGIMRGLRTIPVLLDMCRDMEELCPNVTFLQYVNPMAMNCWAISRTSTIKTVGLCHSVQHTAHELAYDIGVPFEQINYVCAGINHVAFYLRFERDGVSLYPQIRKVVDDGRVPEHNRVRYEMFKRLGYFVTESSEHFSEYTPWFIKRDRPDLIERFNIPLDEYITRCEDQIAEWHSMQALYESDEPIEIERSPEYGSLIIHSLETGTPRVVYGNVPNRGLIDNLPQGCCVELPVLVDKSGLQPTRIGALPPQLAALMQTNVNVQALTVEAALTRKREHIYHAAMLDPHTAAELDLDQIWALVDDLIAAHGDWLPAYV
- a CDS encoding alpha-galactosidase — translated: MPIHATEGGWVIETSSTGYALGLNPAGLLVHRYWGRRLPDPADYPAATQPRPWGFNSPAQLVREEYPGYEDVKFIDPCLKLSFADGVRDVALRFVQAETLVGAAPELRIHLRDSVYPLGVTLHYRAHEAYDLIERWVTATNYGDTPIMLERIWSAQWHLPAGDGYYLTHLTGRHEDEYHLHHEPLVHGVKSLESRRLTTSHHHSPWFAVDRGSADEDGGEVWFGTLAWSGNWRIAAEVTDFLSTRINIGLNDWDFAWRLGAGEAFTTPPSYAGYTSAGFGAASRHLHSFVRDTLLPHGYRIHKVLYNSWEATLFDVDMASQSALAELAAEMGVELFVMDDGWFHGRNSDRAGLGDWWPDARKFPNGLAPLIARVNALGMDFGLWIEPEMVNPDSELYRAHPDWVIHFPTRPRSESRNQLILNIARADVQEYLIEQLDRLLAEHNIAFIKWDMNRNVSEPGWPGAPGDQRELWVRYVEGLYNIWGTLRARHPHVIWQSCSGGGGRADLGILRLADQIWVSDNTEPTARLAIQAGFSQLFPANTMEAWVTDMGAAHLPLEFRFHVSMCGVLGIGGHLGHWSAARRTEAARLIAQYKGIREVVQLGDQYRLRSPQQHAFSAVQYVSHDRSEGLLFAFRTHLPPPAQLPPLYLRGLDPQARYQVEGFAGARSGSAWMYAGLQLELLDFQSTLRRITRV
- a CDS encoding thiolase family protein, which gives rise to MREAVIVSAARTAVGKAPRGGLRGVHTADLAAVAIKAAIERAPGLDPKEIEDVILGCAMPEAEQGLNMGRVAALRAGLPVEVPGQTVNRFCASGLQTIALAAQQIMSGMAEVLVAGGAESMSLVPMSGHHFAPNPAMAELNPDVYLGMGLTAENVAQKYGVSREDQDAFALRSHLRAAAAQDAGKFKDEIVPVETENVWFEGGQRRRAAAVVDADEGPRRDTNAAALAKLRPVFAAKGSVTAGNSSQTSDGAAAVVVMSRAKAEALGIAPIARFVSFAVGGVPPELMGIGPVAAVPKALQLAGLTLNDIDLIELNEAFAAQALAVIRALEMDEQKVNVNGGAIALGHPLGCSGAKLTVQILHELKRTGGRYGLVTMCVGGGQGAAGIIEMLG
- a CDS encoding enoyl-CoA hydratase/isomerase family protein; the encoded protein is MTQLIKKVAVIGAGTMGGGIAAHAANAGCQVVLLDIAPTELTPEEQAKGLALESKAVRNRIVNTLFDRVKKARPAAFFTPERAAQIKVGNLTDDLGLIADADWIVEVIVEQLEPKRALMERIEQVRKPGSIVSSNTSGIPIAAIAEGRSAEFRQHFLGTHFFNPPRYLYLVEVIATPDTAPATIATITEFADQCLGKGVVVCKDRPNFIANRIGTYSGQVRVQYALEHGYSVEEVDSLTGELIGNPKTATFRLFDLVGIDVPVHVTRNLYAAVPDDEEREVFKLPPLLEDLVARGWLGNKSNVGFYKQEKGAGGKEFWPLNVQTMQHEPPKKPRFELVGKARKIEDLRARLRFIVENGDLDRAGQFLRETTLKTLAYTARRIPEISDSIADVDNAMRWGFGQQLGPFQMWDALGVRKAVGMMKERAIVVAPWVEQMLASGAESFYQSEGGRITGVYSPAAGAYAPLARPAGVIVLDDLRAQGKELARNESASVLDLGDGVLCLEFHSKVNSLDPLIMEMGYKALELLQGAEWAGLVIGNQSTDFCAGANLGVVMMGVASGKHDQVSQFTKGMQQLFMRFRTSAKPVVAAPYGRVLGGGAEVSLAAARRVAAAETYIGLVELGVGIVPGWGGCKEFVRRQVSPHMTVPGTDPLPYLQKAFETIALAKVAESAEQGRQLGFFDQHDTIVMNKERLIGVAKRVVLELAAAGYTPPPAEGEPVYAIGNRGMSAIAAALHGMRAGGYISAYDQKLAKALAFVLCGGDLTAPQWVTEQYLLDLEFEENAKLVLEPKTQERMMAILQTGKPLRN
- a CDS encoding GNAT family N-acetyltransferase, which codes for MAKSMVLEVVDRVSLSDAEVAQVRKLAAASQAAGYGESRLVWDGLSISDGGRPKQFLAYQAGRLVGFLSLEGLGEAEAEATGLLDPTAAAGPIVARLIAAARGACRAGGSGALLVAIDQRAQPAAEALVALGAAREFGEHKLAWPNSGAPALPDSDLQIAGAGPADAAEIAAILSHDMSIDPAGFVPHIENNMRKPNYHYYIARAGGTAAGTANVQQLNGEAYIYGLVVRPEYRGRGYGRQLMLRMLADHAAGSDQPMYIEVETENTPAHTLYRSLGFAHVATFDYFRVELTP
- a CDS encoding UDP-N-acetylglucosamine--N-acetylmuramyl-(pentapeptide) pyrophosphoryl-undecaprenol N-acetylglucosamine transferase → MRTIKILVTGGGSSGHISPALAIINTVSALAAGADWQPRFRYVGGRRGIEQRIVQAAGIDFVGIETGKLRRYFSLANATDALRIPVGVGQALAVVRSFAPDVVLSTGGYVGVPPVLAAWLLRKPILTHEQTVQIGLANRISARFATRIALSFESALPELPAGLRARAIVTGNPVRPLIFGGDPAAGARLAGFAPTDDALPAVYVTGGSQGARIINRAVEAALPELLAGCRLIHQCGEQPAGDEQDFDRLARAAAGLPAGLRQRYYLTRFVGDEIKHVFALADMVVGRAGAGTIAEICALGKPALYIPLVPTGGDEQTRNARTCAQAGAAVIVPQAELSGPRLLAEVRTLLADQARRAEMGRAALTLGRPDAARDLALALLNLAGVPAAPPQ